In Sphingomonas sp. G-3-2-10, a single window of DNA contains:
- a CDS encoding branched-chain amino acid aminotransferase encodes MEDATILDFEFEAHASPVAVADREALLQNPGFGKVFTDHMVVIKYSVEKGWHDARVQPRGPIQIDPACAVLHYAQEIFEGMKAYRMPDGGAALFRPEANAKRFRDSAERMAMVPLPEELFLSSVRELVRIDRDWIPNSEGGSLYLRPFMFASETFLGVKPASEYLYMVIASPAGAYFKGGAPSVTLWISEHYTRAAPGGTGAAKCGGNYASSLIAQAEAIRNECDQVVFLDAVENKWVEELGGMNTFFVFEDGSIQTPPLGGTILPGITRESLLTLARDAGITVREERYSIDQWEADARSGKLREAFACGTAAVVTPIGRVRGRETDFTIGNGGPGILTEKLRADLVAIQRGEAPDPHGWLKRLF; translated from the coding sequence ATGGAAGACGCGACGATCCTGGATTTCGAGTTCGAGGCGCATGCCAGCCCGGTCGCCGTGGCCGATCGTGAGGCGCTCCTCCAGAATCCCGGCTTCGGCAAGGTCTTCACCGATCACATGGTCGTGATCAAATATTCGGTCGAAAAGGGGTGGCACGATGCCCGTGTCCAACCGCGCGGCCCGATCCAGATCGATCCCGCCTGCGCCGTGCTCCACTACGCGCAGGAAATTTTCGAGGGGATGAAGGCCTATCGCATGCCCGATGGCGGCGCCGCGCTGTTCCGTCCCGAAGCGAATGCCAAGCGCTTCCGCGACTCGGCCGAGCGCATGGCGATGGTGCCGTTGCCCGAGGAACTGTTCCTGAGTTCGGTCCGCGAACTGGTCCGCATCGACAGGGACTGGATCCCGAACAGCGAGGGCGGCTCGCTCTATCTGCGCCCCTTCATGTTCGCCAGCGAGACCTTCCTGGGCGTGAAGCCCGCGTCCGAATATCTCTACATGGTGATCGCATCGCCCGCCGGCGCCTATTTCAAGGGCGGCGCGCCCTCGGTCACGCTGTGGATTTCCGAGCACTATACCCGCGCGGCGCCGGGCGGCACGGGTGCGGCCAAGTGCGGCGGCAACTATGCCAGCAGCCTGATCGCGCAGGCCGAGGCGATCCGCAACGAATGCGACCAGGTGGTCTTCCTCGACGCTGTCGAGAACAAATGGGTCGAGGAACTGGGCGGCATGAACACCTTCTTCGTGTTCGAGGACGGCTCGATCCAGACCCCGCCGCTGGGCGGCACGATCCTGCCCGGCATCACTCGCGAATCGCTGCTCACGCTGGCGCGCGACGCCGGGATCACGGTGCGCGAGGAACGCTACAGCATCGATCAGTGGGAAGCCGACGCCCGCAGCGGCAAGCTGCGCGAAGCGTTCGCCTGCGGCACCGCGGCGGTGGTCACGCCGATCGGCCGCGTGCGCGGGCGCGAGACCGATTTCACCATCGGCAATGGCGGCCCGGGCATTCTGACCGAGAAGCTGCGCGCCGATCTGGTCGCGATCCAGCGCGGCGAGGCGCCCGATCCGCATGGCTGGCTGAAGCGCCTGTTTTAA
- a CDS encoding MarR family transcriptional regulator, with the protein MAAPIPASPLFLREPEIRRGVELLYFGYSHLTRSIDAGLAEQGLGRAHHRALYFIARKPDLTVSELLALLAITKQSLGRVLSELAERELVETRTGEKDRRQRLLRLTPKGAALEADLFEALREKLSAAYSRADREAVGGFWAVLEGLVPEAERDRVAQLGR; encoded by the coding sequence ATGGCTGCCCCAATTCCTGCCTCTCCTTTGTTCCTGCGCGAGCCGGAGATTCGGCGCGGCGTGGAGCTGCTCTATTTCGGCTATTCGCATCTGACCCGATCGATTGACGCGGGGCTGGCCGAACAGGGCCTGGGCCGGGCGCATCACCGGGCGCTCTATTTCATCGCGCGCAAGCCGGACCTTACGGTGAGCGAGTTGCTCGCGCTGCTGGCGATCACCAAACAATCGCTGGGCCGCGTGCTGAGCGAACTGGCCGAGCGCGAGCTGGTCGAAACGCGGACCGGGGAGAAGGATCGCCGCCAGCGCCTGCTGCGCCTGACGCCCAAGGGTGCCGCGCTCGAAGCCGATCTGTTCGAAGCGCTGCGCGAGAAACTTTCCGCGGCCTATTCGCGCGCGGATCGCGAAGCTGTGGGCGGCTTCTGGGCAGTGCTGGAAGGTCTGGTTCCCGAGGCCGAGCGCGACCGGGTGGCGCAATTGGGACGATAA